AATTATTAAATTCAAGTGGTGGAACGATCAAATTTAAAGGAGAAGATATCACTGGTTATGAAAAAAATCAGCTAAAGAGACTTAGAAGACAGATGAGCCTTGTCTTTCAGGATCCCCATACTTCCCTTAATCCTAGAATGACAATCTATGATAACCTGGCCAGACCCTTTAAGATTCATAACCTTGCTAATGGTCGAGAAGAAATAACTGTTGAAATTGTAAGGTTGTTAAAAAGTATGGGGCTGCAGGCAGAACATATGATCCGCTATCCCCATGAACTGTCTGGAGGTCAGAAACAGAGAGTCGTTGTTGCCAGGGCTTTAGCCGTTGACCCAGAGGTTGTCTTTCTGGATGAGCCGACATCAGCTCTGGATGTTTCAGTCCAGGCTAAAATCTTAAAGTTACTGGCAAAAATAAAAGAGGAGAAGGATCTAACATATTTCTTTATCTCCCATGATATTAATCTAATCCGTGTGATTTCAGATAGAATAGGTGTTATGTATCTTGG
The Halonatronomonas betaini genome window above contains:
- a CDS encoding ABC transporter ATP-binding protein, which encodes MNSTDIILKADKIQKIFPSKEGDVRAVDGVDLELRSGEVFGLVGESGCGKSTLSRLLLKLLNSSGGTIKFKGEDITGYEKNQLKRLRRQMSLVFQDPHTSLNPRMTIYDNLARPFKIHNLANGREEITVEIVRLLKSMGLQAEHMIRYPHELSGGQKQRVVVARALAVDPEVVFLDEPTSALDVSVQAKILKLLAKIKEEKDLTYFFISHDINLIRVISDRIGVMYLGRMVEQGEVGKMFKEPLHPYTKGLFSSVPEPTPARRLDSVLMGEVPSPVNPPAGCHFHPRCPEKMAICEKESPAFEYREGRKVACHLYDLD